Proteins from a genomic interval of Paenibacillus lentus:
- the cmk gene encoding (d)CMP kinase — MARTTSSHNGKINIAIDGPAGAGKSTIARMVANMLSYVYVDTGAMYRAATWYLKNRGIEPEEVNEVLHTVQNLGIELIPGEDGQQVHVNGQDVTAEIRSLTVSSQVSRYAQIEGLRTWLVSLQRQMALRKGVVMDGRDIGTTVLPDAEVKIYMTATVEERARRRFNEMQEQQGITLEMIARDIAERDRLDQEREVSPLRQAEDAILLDTTHLTPQEVANRIVSLSRTYWEREQE, encoded by the coding sequence TTGGCAAGGACAACGTCATCACATAATGGCAAGATCAACATCGCGATCGACGGACCTGCCGGTGCGGGCAAGAGTACGATTGCCCGGATGGTTGCAAACATGTTGTCATACGTCTATGTTGATACTGGTGCAATGTACCGAGCGGCAACCTGGTATTTGAAAAATCGTGGAATTGAGCCTGAAGAAGTGAATGAAGTGCTTCATACGGTACAAAATTTGGGTATTGAATTAATACCGGGAGAAGACGGACAGCAAGTCCATGTGAATGGGCAAGATGTGACCGCTGAAATCCGCTCGCTTACGGTTAGTTCCCAAGTATCCCGATATGCGCAAATCGAGGGGCTGCGGACCTGGCTTGTGTCTCTTCAGCGGCAAATGGCGCTTCGCAAAGGCGTGGTCATGGATGGACGAGATATCGGTACGACGGTGCTTCCGGATGCTGAAGTGAAAATTTACATGACGGCAACCGTAGAGGAACGCGCTCGTCGTAGATTTAATGAAATGCAAGAACAGCAAGGCATTACGTTGGAAATGATCGCTCGCGATATCGCCGAACGTGATCGGCTGGATCAAGAGAGGGAAGTATCCCCCCTTCGACAGGCCGAGGATGCCATATTGCTCGATACGACGCATTTGACGCCGCAAGAAGTGGCAAACCGTATCGTGTCATTAAGCAGAACTTATTGGGAGAGAGAACAGGAATGA
- a CDS encoding lysophospholipid acyltransferase family protein, protein MIYSFCRGALLLIYKALFRLEGKGLEHIPKEGGVLLCSNHISLLDPPTIGVLLKRKVHFMAKKELFDIFGFGWLITQLGAFPVKRGGVSKESIKTALTILRTGKVMGIFPEGSRAGGMGKKGAATFALRSDAAIIPVAIVGNYKLFKKMKVVYGAPIDISEFKEGSVPDAAERVTEIIMARIAELKAQG, encoded by the coding sequence ATGATTTATAGCTTTTGCCGTGGTGCATTATTATTGATTTATAAAGCGCTATTCCGTTTGGAGGGGAAGGGGCTTGAGCATATCCCCAAAGAGGGCGGCGTATTACTCTGTTCCAACCATATAAGTTTGCTGGATCCGCCGACGATAGGTGTTCTCTTGAAACGGAAAGTGCATTTCATGGCCAAGAAGGAATTGTTCGACATTTTCGGATTTGGCTGGCTAATTACACAATTAGGCGCGTTTCCTGTCAAAAGAGGTGGCGTTAGCAAGGAGTCAATCAAGACCGCGTTAACCATTCTGCGGACAGGGAAGGTCATGGGGATTTTCCCGGAAGGCTCTCGTGCAGGCGGTATGGGAAAGAAAGGAGCGGCTACCTTCGCGCTTCGCAGCGATGCTGCCATTATTCCTGTAGCCATTGTTGGCAATTATAAGTTATTTAAAAAAATGAAAGTTGTTTACGGAGCTCCAATCGATATTTCGGAGTTCAAGGAGGGCTCGGTTCCTGACGCCGCAGAGCGGGTAACGGAAATCATTATGGCCCGTATTGCTGAGCTTAAGGCTCAGGGTTAG
- the rpsA gene encoding 30S ribosomal protein S1 has protein sequence MSEEIKNQEATEVANQDELEQIVSLKKGDTVKGTIVKIEDNQAYVSIGYKYDGVIPIRELSSVHLDSASDAVEVGQEVETKVVSIDDEKERLVLSKRAIDSENAWEELQKRFESQETFEVIVADVVKGGIVADVGVRGFIPASMVERHYVEDFSDYKGRTLRVKVKEIDPENNKVILSQKDVLDEEFEANKLKVMSELQEGQVIEGTVQRLTQFGAFVDVGGVDGLVHVSEIAWTHVDKPSDVLSEGEQVKVKVLKVDPEKGKISLSIKAATPGPWDTAAEQFKTGDIVSGEVKRLVNFGAFVEIAPGVEGLVHISQISHKHIGTPHEVLKEGETVQVKILDVNIAEQRISLSIKETEEAPAVQPKSEKPSRGSSVRKEDLNDNPNVSLNNQGLSVTLGERFGDKLSKWK, from the coding sequence ATGTCGGAAGAAATCAAGAATCAAGAAGCTACTGAGGTGGCGAACCAGGATGAACTGGAACAAATCGTATCCTTGAAAAAAGGGGACACCGTTAAAGGAACGATCGTCAAAATCGAGGACAACCAGGCTTATGTGAGCATTGGATATAAATATGACGGCGTTATTCCTATTCGTGAATTGTCCTCTGTACATTTGGACAGCGCTTCGGATGCCGTTGAAGTAGGCCAAGAAGTAGAGACTAAGGTCGTCAGCATTGACGATGAGAAAGAGCGTCTTGTGCTATCCAAACGTGCAATTGATAGCGAAAATGCGTGGGAAGAGCTGCAAAAACGCTTTGAAAGCCAAGAGACTTTCGAAGTAATTGTTGCCGATGTCGTAAAAGGCGGAATCGTAGCCGACGTTGGCGTACGCGGTTTTATCCCTGCATCGATGGTTGAGCGCCATTATGTAGAGGATTTCAGTGATTATAAAGGTCGTACGCTTCGCGTAAAAGTGAAGGAAATCGATCCTGAGAACAACAAAGTGATTTTGTCACAAAAAGACGTTCTCGATGAAGAGTTTGAAGCGAATAAGCTCAAAGTGATGAGCGAGCTGCAGGAAGGCCAAGTAATCGAAGGTACGGTACAGCGCCTGACTCAATTCGGTGCTTTCGTGGATGTAGGCGGCGTAGATGGGCTTGTTCACGTATCCGAAATTGCTTGGACTCATGTTGATAAGCCATCCGATGTGCTTTCCGAAGGAGAGCAAGTGAAGGTAAAGGTTCTTAAAGTAGATCCTGAGAAAGGCAAAATCAGCCTGAGCATCAAGGCAGCAACACCAGGGCCTTGGGATACGGCTGCAGAGCAATTTAAGACGGGAGATATCGTGAGTGGAGAAGTGAAGCGTCTTGTCAACTTCGGTGCTTTTGTCGAAATTGCGCCTGGAGTAGAAGGACTTGTTCATATCTCACAAATTTCCCACAAACATATCGGTACACCACATGAAGTATTGAAAGAGGGAGAAACGGTTCAAGTTAAAATTCTGGATGTCAACATTGCAGAACAGCGGATCAGCCTGAGCATCAAGGAAACTGAAGAAGCTCCTGCTGTTCAACCGAAGAGTGAGAAGCCGTCCAGAGGCAGCAGTGTTAGAAAAGAAGACTTGAACGATAATCCTAATGTTTCGCTGAACAATCAAGGACTGAGCGTTACTCTTGGCGAACGGTTTGGTGACAAGTTGAGCAAGTGGAAATAG
- the der gene encoding ribosome biogenesis GTPase Der, which translates to MARPVVAIVGRPNVGKSTIFNRIIGDRLAIVEDKPGITRDRIYGVGEWNGKPFSIIDTGGIELGDDEPILKSIRMQAELAIEEADVIVFMCDAKAGVTSSDEEVANLLYRCGKPVIVAVNKVDNIGRSDHIYEFYNLGFGDPIGISGSHGTGIGDLLDAIAENLPEQTDDEYDEDVIRVALIGRPNVGKSSLINAILGEERVIVSDVAGTTRDAIDTPFEKDGQRYVLIDTAGMRKRGKVYETTEKYSVMRAMKAIERADVVLVLINGEEGIIEQDKHIAGYAFEAGKASVFVVNKWDVVEKDDKTMQQFEQKIRDHFLFMTYAPIVFLSAKTKQRLHRLLPVVQHVADQHAKRVQTHLLNDVISDATAINPPPTDKGKRLRINYATQVSVKPPTIVVFVNDPELMHFSYERYLENRIRAAFDFEGTPIRLFTRRKSDEG; encoded by the coding sequence ATGGCAAGACCCGTTGTGGCTATCGTAGGAAGGCCGAATGTGGGAAAATCCACGATTTTTAACCGAATCATCGGCGACAGGCTCGCGATCGTGGAAGATAAGCCCGGTATTACCCGTGATCGTATTTATGGTGTAGGGGAATGGAACGGGAAGCCGTTTAGTATTATCGATACGGGTGGAATCGAGCTGGGTGATGATGAACCCATTTTGAAGTCGATTCGCATGCAGGCTGAACTGGCGATTGAAGAAGCGGACGTCATTGTTTTCATGTGCGATGCCAAGGCCGGAGTAACGAGCTCTGATGAAGAAGTCGCCAATCTGCTCTATCGCTGCGGTAAGCCGGTTATAGTAGCCGTGAACAAGGTGGATAACATCGGACGAAGCGATCATATTTATGAATTTTACAATTTGGGCTTCGGAGATCCGATAGGCATTTCAGGCAGTCACGGTACCGGTATCGGCGATTTGCTCGATGCGATTGCAGAGAATTTGCCTGAGCAGACAGACGACGAATATGATGAGGATGTCATTCGTGTAGCCTTAATTGGCCGGCCGAACGTTGGAAAATCATCGCTCATTAACGCGATTCTTGGGGAGGAGCGGGTTATTGTCAGCGATGTAGCCGGAACGACCCGCGACGCGATCGATACGCCGTTCGAGAAGGATGGCCAGCGGTATGTGCTCATTGATACAGCAGGTATGCGCAAACGTGGCAAAGTCTATGAGACAACGGAGAAATACAGCGTCATGCGTGCGATGAAAGCGATTGAGCGCGCGGACGTCGTACTTGTATTGATCAATGGGGAAGAAGGCATTATTGAGCAGGACAAGCATATTGCCGGTTATGCTTTTGAAGCGGGCAAGGCATCTGTGTTTGTCGTAAATAAATGGGATGTCGTCGAGAAGGATGATAAGACGATGCAGCAATTCGAACAGAAAATCCGGGATCACTTCCTCTTTATGACCTATGCGCCGATCGTCTTTTTGTCCGCGAAGACCAAGCAGCGCTTGCACAGATTGCTGCCTGTCGTTCAGCATGTCGCGGATCAGCACGCGAAGAGAGTACAGACCCATTTGCTGAATGATGTCATTTCCGATGCAACTGCCATTAATCCGCCGCCAACGGATAAAGGCAAAAGGCTGCGGATTAATTATGCTACACAGGTGTCTGTTAAACCGCCGACGATCGTCGTATTCGTAAACGATCCTGAGCTGATGCATTTTTCCTATGAACGTTATTTGGAGAATAGAATCAGAGCGGCTTTTGATTTTGAAGGCACTCCAATTCGGCTGTTTACCCGCCGGAAGTCTGATGAAGGTTAG
- the plsY gene encoding glycerol-3-phosphate 1-O-acyltransferase PlsY, with product MTLPVIAVIFSYLLGSVSFSVVLAKSLRGIDIRQHGSGNAGATNTLRVLGKGPAIMVLALDVLKGIAAVWIGRWLGGDYVWVPLLCGLAAIVGHNWPVYFRFRGGKGIATTIGVMASLFFFPALYAGIIAILSIVFTRYVSLGSLLFVLLTPLFLVFSGQIGPYLWTSLIIFVFAFWRHRTNIVKLVQGKENKLGSKGGKRVV from the coding sequence GTGACATTACCCGTGATTGCAGTAATTTTCAGTTATTTGTTGGGATCGGTCAGCTTCAGTGTTGTGCTGGCGAAGTCCTTGAGAGGAATTGATATCCGTCAGCACGGAAGCGGAAATGCTGGAGCGACCAACACACTGAGAGTGCTCGGCAAGGGGCCGGCGATCATGGTGCTAGCTCTTGATGTACTGAAGGGGATAGCAGCAGTCTGGATCGGCAGATGGCTCGGGGGGGATTATGTGTGGGTTCCACTCCTGTGCGGACTTGCTGCCATCGTGGGCCACAATTGGCCCGTCTATTTCCGCTTTCGCGGGGGCAAGGGGATTGCCACGACGATTGGCGTCATGGCTTCCTTGTTCTTCTTCCCTGCGCTCTACGCAGGAATTATAGCTATTTTATCTATTGTATTTACGAGATATGTTTCTCTCGGTTCTTTGTTGTTTGTTCTTTTGACTCCTCTATTTCTTGTGTTCTCCGGGCAAATAGGTCCTTATTTGTGGACAAGCCTCATTATTTTCGTCTTTGCATTTTGGCGACATCGTACGAATATTGTGAAGCTGGTTCAAGGTAAAGAGAATAAACTAGGCTCCAAGGGAGGTAAACGAGTTGTCTGA
- a CDS encoding NAD(P)H-dependent glycerol-3-phosphate dehydrogenase, producing MSEKAAVLVAGSWGTALASVLADKMDVMIWTRNEAQKDEINEEHRNERFLPGVELSPRIVATTDMGEAVAGAKAVVIVAPSSAMREVARSLKAYWNEEMTIVHATKGFETESLKRMSVVIAEELGCEEGRIVVLSGPSHAEEVVKRCPTTVVVASLVEEQAQRAQDLFMNSYFRVYTNRDMVGVELAGALKNIIALGAGMSDGLGYGDNAKAALLTRGLAEITRIGVEMGANPLTFAGLAGVGDLVVTATSRHSRNWRAGYMLGEGKSLDTVLSSMGMVVEGIRTTKAARTISEKYQVQMPIAQQLYHVLFDGIEPRVAVEALMGRDRKTEMEVMSLETWEQWHN from the coding sequence TTGTCTGAGAAAGCGGCCGTATTAGTGGCAGGAAGCTGGGGAACTGCATTAGCCAGCGTTCTAGCTGATAAAATGGATGTGATGATCTGGACTCGTAACGAGGCGCAAAAGGATGAGATTAACGAAGAGCACCGTAATGAACGGTTTTTACCGGGGGTCGAATTGTCGCCGCGCATCGTTGCTACCACGGATATGGGGGAGGCAGTCGCAGGTGCGAAGGCGGTAGTTATCGTTGCGCCTTCCTCAGCGATGCGGGAAGTGGCTCGGTCGCTGAAGGCGTATTGGAACGAAGAAATGACGATCGTGCATGCCACCAAGGGCTTCGAGACGGAGAGCCTCAAACGCATGTCGGTTGTCATTGCCGAGGAACTGGGCTGTGAGGAAGGACGGATCGTCGTTCTATCCGGGCCGAGTCACGCCGAAGAAGTCGTCAAACGCTGCCCAACGACAGTTGTCGTCGCATCTCTAGTTGAGGAGCAGGCACAACGAGCCCAGGATTTGTTTATGAATTCGTATTTTAGGGTGTACACGAATCGGGATATGGTTGGGGTAGAACTTGCGGGTGCGCTCAAAAATATTATTGCCCTTGGGGCTGGCATGTCCGATGGGCTAGGCTATGGCGATAATGCCAAAGCAGCGCTGCTTACGCGCGGGCTTGCGGAGATTACCCGAATCGGGGTAGAAATGGGAGCGAATCCACTCACTTTTGCTGGATTAGCTGGAGTTGGTGATCTAGTCGTGACGGCGACTAGCCGCCATAGCCGCAATTGGCGTGCAGGCTATATGCTTGGTGAAGGGAAATCACTAGATACGGTTCTGAGCTCTATGGGTATGGTTGTAGAAGGAATTCGGACAACGAAGGCAGCGCGTACGATCTCGGAGAAATACCAGGTACAGATGCCAATCGCTCAGCAGTTGTATCACGTTCTGTTTGACGGCATTGAACCGAGGGTCGCTGTGGAGGCTTTAATGGGACGAGATCGGAAGACAGAGATGGAAGTCATGTCATTGGAAACTTGGGAGCAGTGGCATAATTAA
- a CDS encoding stage VI sporulation protein F, with protein sequence MSKISKEALNAINKKTGKHISEGSVKKLAGSVKPSTLQSEAELRKLIKQVSAMAKVPVSENTISEIIGAVKKSGMNPNNMEALMKLMLKK encoded by the coding sequence ATGAGTAAAATTTCCAAAGAGGCCCTGAACGCGATTAACAAAAAAACCGGCAAGCATATTTCCGAAGGTTCTGTAAAAAAGCTGGCGGGCTCAGTGAAGCCATCTACTTTGCAAAGCGAAGCAGAGCTGAGAAAGCTGATTAAACAGGTATCTGCCATGGCTAAAGTACCTGTATCGGAAAATACGATATCGGAAATTATCGGAGCCGTAAAGAAGAGCGGCATGAATCCGAATAATATGGAAGCTCTAATGAAATTAATGCTGAAGAAGTAA
- a CDS encoding DUF2768 family protein has translation MDAMTKMWLSIAAILVMGVSVFLVTFARTKTKGLVKGILSLLAFIIMLIGFLMGLVSII, from the coding sequence ATGGATGCAATGACGAAGATGTGGTTATCGATTGCAGCAATTCTCGTGATGGGTGTGTCTGTATTTCTGGTAACCTTTGCTCGCACTAAAACGAAGGGCTTAGTGAAAGGCATCTTATCCTTGCTCGCTTTCATTATTATGCTGATTGGTTTTCTAATGGGGCTTGTATCGATAATCTAA
- a CDS encoding 2Fe-2S iron-sulfur cluster-binding protein: MELRIRFLPQDKSVKVRSGTTVLRAARDARVHITTRCGGHAGCLMCKVEVEAEYSRALSSPTSAELHKLGPLLDQGIRLACQAKICGLAEVRLPEDPLKAAIRKQLEQQQEDDLW; this comes from the coding sequence GTGGAGCTAAGAATCAGATTTTTACCACAGGACAAGTCGGTTAAAGTTCGTTCAGGGACAACCGTTCTTCGAGCGGCACGGGATGCCAGAGTTCATATCACTACTCGTTGTGGGGGTCATGCAGGCTGTCTCATGTGCAAAGTCGAGGTTGAGGCTGAGTACAGTCGAGCCTTAAGCTCTCCTACCTCCGCGGAGCTGCATAAACTGGGTCCGTTGCTGGATCAGGGAATTCGGCTGGCCTGCCAAGCAAAAATTTGTGGTTTGGCTGAGGTTCGCTTGCCGGAAGATCCGCTGAAGGCGGCTATCCGCAAACAGCTCGAACAGCAGCAAGAGGATGATTTATGGTAA
- a CDS encoding DUF3939 domain-containing protein codes for MKKTFVRYMLRTLLLVMGVSLLSGCMYPGGKRQEQGISYRESVERIQSAVDAFQKDKGILPIITAGEEVPRYEKFRIDLDKLNKQGYIDEIPATAFEQGGSAYFLVINEEIDPVVKVMDLVTVQKVNDVQRLVDQYGRTHSGQWPVLGDSEAYPGLHEVDLQKIRGEEYALLSVYSRQPLPYLIDGEGRVYVDYAWDIMQVIDTSGKEMSGDESDLRELLTEQSHFVPVKSLPYVWKDGLPIAQVDN; via the coding sequence TTGAAGAAGACTTTTGTTCGTTATATGTTGCGTACCCTCCTGTTGGTCATGGGTGTATCACTTCTGTCAGGCTGCATGTATCCAGGCGGCAAACGGCAGGAGCAGGGGATATCTTACCGTGAGAGCGTGGAACGAATCCAAAGCGCGGTCGATGCTTTCCAGAAGGATAAAGGGATTTTGCCTATTATTACGGCTGGAGAAGAGGTGCCTAGGTACGAAAAATTCCGAATCGATTTAGATAAGCTGAACAAGCAGGGTTACATCGACGAAATTCCTGCTACGGCTTTCGAGCAGGGAGGAAGCGCTTATTTTCTCGTCATTAATGAGGAAATTGATCCGGTGGTCAAAGTGATGGATCTAGTCACGGTGCAGAAAGTAAACGATGTTCAAAGACTCGTGGATCAATATGGAAGAACTCATTCGGGGCAATGGCCTGTATTAGGAGATTCAGAAGCGTATCCTGGTCTTCATGAGGTCGATTTGCAGAAGATCCGCGGGGAAGAGTATGCGCTGCTTAGTGTATATTCCAGACAGCCGCTACCCTATTTAATTGATGGGGAAGGGCGCGTATATGTTGACTATGCCTGGGATATTATGCAGGTCATCGATACATCCGGCAAAGAGATGAGCGGAGATGAATCCGATCTTAGAGAGCTGCTTACGGAGCAGTCCCACTTTGTGCCGGTGAAATCTCTTCCTTATGTATGGAAGGATGGTTTGCCCATAGCTCAAGTCGACAACTGA
- the spoIVA gene encoding stage IV sporulation protein A yields MEKVDIYKDIAERTGGDIYLGVVGAVRTGKSTFIKRFMETVVLPNISSEADRIRAVDELPQSAAGKTIMTTEPKFVPNNAVQIKVAEGLEVNVRLVDCVGYAVEGAKGYEDENGPRMISTPWFEEPIPFQEAAEIGTRKVIQEHSTLGVVVTTDGTIADIPRYSYVESEERVIAELKEVGKPFVLVINSTRPTSEEAQQLRGELAVKYDIPVIALSAATMTEEDVTGVLREVLYEFPVHEVNVNLPSWVMVLNENHWLRSNYENSVRDTVKDIRRLRDVDRVVSNFLEYEFIDRAGLSGLNMGQGVAEIDLYAPDDLYDQILMEVVGVEIRGKDHLLQLMQEFTHAKKEYDRFAEALEMVKTTGYGIAAPSLAEMALDEPELIRQGSRFGVRLKATAPSIHMIRVDVESEFAPIIGTEKQSEELVRYLMQDFENDPIKIWESDIFGRSLHSIVREGIQGKIAMMPDNARYKLQETLGRIINEGSGGLIAIIL; encoded by the coding sequence TTGGAGAAAGTGGACATTTACAAGGACATTGCCGAACGCACCGGAGGAGATATCTATCTTGGTGTGGTCGGAGCCGTCCGTACCGGAAAATCGACCTTTATTAAACGCTTCATGGAAACGGTCGTTCTACCGAATATTTCTAGTGAGGCTGATCGGATCCGTGCAGTGGATGAACTTCCGCAAAGCGCAGCCGGCAAGACAATCATGACGACAGAGCCAAAATTCGTGCCGAATAATGCCGTGCAAATCAAAGTAGCAGAAGGATTGGAAGTGAATGTGCGGCTTGTTGATTGTGTTGGCTACGCCGTTGAAGGAGCTAAAGGCTATGAGGATGAGAATGGCCCGCGCATGATCTCTACCCCCTGGTTTGAGGAGCCGATTCCATTCCAGGAGGCAGCGGAAATCGGCACGCGCAAGGTTATTCAAGAGCATTCGACGTTAGGCGTCGTAGTGACCACGGACGGCACGATCGCGGACATTCCGCGCTATTCCTACGTGGAGTCCGAAGAGCGCGTCATTGCCGAATTGAAGGAAGTCGGCAAGCCGTTTGTGCTCGTTATAAACTCTACGCGCCCGACAAGCGAGGAAGCGCAGCAGCTTCGCGGCGAGCTGGCCGTTAAATATGATATTCCGGTTATTGCTTTAAGTGCAGCAACGATGACGGAGGAAGACGTAACAGGTGTTCTGCGTGAGGTGCTTTACGAATTTCCGGTGCACGAGGTCAATGTGAATCTGCCTAGCTGGGTTATGGTGCTGAATGAGAATCATTGGCTTCGCAGCAATTATGAGAATTCGGTCCGCGATACGGTTAAGGATATCCGACGTCTTCGTGACGTCGACCGGGTCGTGAGCAATTTCCTTGAATATGAATTCATCGATCGTGCAGGGCTCAGTGGACTAAACATGGGGCAAGGCGTAGCTGAAATTGATTTATACGCGCCGGATGATCTGTATGACCAAATCCTCATGGAGGTTGTCGGCGTTGAAATCAGAGGGAAGGATCACTTGCTGCAATTAATGCAGGAATTTACGCATGCGAAGAAGGAATATGACCGCTTCGCAGAAGCGCTAGAGATGGTGAAAACGACCGGTTACGGAATCGCTGCGCCGTCCCTCGCCGAGATGGCGTTGGATGAGCCGGAACTTATCCGCCAAGGCTCCAGATTCGGCGTTCGCCTCAAAGCAACAGCTCCATCTATTCATATGATCCGGGTGGATGTAGAGTCTGAATTCGCGCCGATCATCGGCACGGAGAAGCAGAGCGAGGAATTAGTTCGTTATTTGATGCAGGATTTTGAAAATGATCCGATTAAGATTTGGGAATCTGATATTTTTGGCCGTTCCTTGCACTCTATCGTGAGAGAAGGAATTCAAGGCAAAATTGCAATGATGCCGGACAATGCCCGCTATAAACTGCAGGAGACGCTGGGGCGGATTATCAACGAAGGCTCAGGCGGACTGATTGCTATCATTTTATAG
- a CDS encoding sugar ABC transporter substrate-binding protein, giving the protein MTVLVLLLVLVVSACGIKKEPASAPVSEAVSTSGQSAEVDVSNKELAGKRVALIMEFNTGTFSQQYVQGVTEEVKKFGGELTTFVAENDKAKMSSLLESAVNQNFDIILTDHGAAEFLEPGIKKAVEKGIAVVVFDAQVEVPGVTVLSQDDQSMAALSLEQLKKDSGGEGNIVKVWVAGFAPMERRDVEYKKFLEENPEIKEIASFGTASNPALDSQTQMEAVLKRYPKGEITAVWAAWDEFAKGAARAIQLAGRDEIKVYGIDLSDEDLQIIQDPDSPWVASAAVDPKDIGRVQVRYAYQKLHGDETEDKVVLQAVLVTRDALPKKQVSTDDLSQYVEGWGGSKQGIQEWMKEYGVE; this is encoded by the coding sequence ATGACAGTGCTAGTTCTTTTATTGGTGCTTGTCGTTAGTGCATGCGGTATTAAGAAGGAGCCAGCGTCAGCTCCGGTTTCGGAGGCGGTGTCAACGTCAGGGCAAAGCGCCGAAGTAGACGTTAGTAATAAGGAGCTTGCAGGTAAGAGGGTAGCCCTAATTATGGAGTTCAATACAGGCACATTCTCGCAGCAGTATGTGCAGGGCGTGACGGAGGAAGTAAAGAAGTTCGGCGGGGAACTGACCACCTTCGTGGCAGAAAATGATAAAGCGAAAATGTCTTCACTACTTGAATCGGCAGTCAATCAAAATTTTGACATTATTTTGACGGATCATGGCGCAGCTGAGTTTTTGGAGCCGGGTATTAAAAAAGCGGTTGAGAAGGGAATCGCGGTTGTCGTGTTCGATGCACAGGTTGAAGTGCCTGGCGTAACGGTGCTGTCTCAGGACGATCAAAGCATGGCGGCATTGTCGCTGGAGCAGTTGAAGAAGGATTCGGGCGGTGAAGGAAATATCGTCAAGGTTTGGGTAGCTGGCTTTGCTCCTATGGAACGCAGGGATGTGGAATATAAGAAGTTCCTAGAGGAGAACCCAGAGATCAAGGAAATCGCGAGTTTTGGAACGGCCTCGAATCCGGCGCTCGATTCCCAGACACAAATGGAGGCGGTCTTGAAGAGATATCCGAAGGGCGAAATCACGGCGGTATGGGCTGCTTGGGACGAATTCGCCAAAGGAGCAGCTAGAGCGATTCAGCTTGCCGGACGTGATGAGATTAAAGTATATGGCATTGATTTGAGTGATGAGGATTTACAGATTATTCAAGATCCAGACAGCCCATGGGTGGCTTCCGCAGCAGTAGACCCGAAGGATATTGGCCGGGTGCAGGTGAGATACGCCTATCAGAAACTGCATGGCGACGAGACGGAGGATAAGGTGGTTCTTCAGGCGGTGCTTGTTACGCGGGATGCGCTGCCTAAAAAACAGGTATCTACAGATGACCTATCCCAATATGTAGAGGGCTGGGGAGGCTCCAAGCAGGGTATTCAAGAATGGATGAAAGAGTATGGCGTAGAGTAG